A DNA window from Enterobacter asburiae contains the following coding sequences:
- the ymdB gene encoding O-acetyl-ADP-ribose deacetylase, producing the protein MKPQIEIIHGDITTVHVDVIVNAANPSLMGGGGVDGAIHRAAGPQLLEACKTVRQQQGECPPGHAVITLAGNLPARAVIHAVGPVWHGGDQHEASILEEAYRNCLRLAADNGYKTMAFPAISTGVYGYPKAAAATIAVETVYRYLSLKPLPEKVIFVCFDDDTTHLYQRLLTQRRQELES; encoded by the coding sequence ATGAAACCGCAAATTGAAATTATTCATGGCGATATTACGACAGTACACGTCGACGTTATCGTCAATGCGGCCAATCCATCCCTGATGGGTGGGGGCGGCGTGGACGGGGCTATTCACCGGGCAGCCGGACCGCAGCTGCTGGAAGCCTGTAAAACCGTGCGGCAACAGCAGGGCGAATGTCCTCCCGGTCATGCGGTGATTACGCTGGCGGGCAATCTGCCTGCGAGAGCGGTAATTCACGCGGTAGGGCCGGTCTGGCATGGCGGGGACCAGCACGAAGCGAGTATTCTGGAAGAGGCTTACCGGAACTGTCTGCGACTGGCCGCCGACAACGGTTATAAAACGATGGCGTTTCCGGCCATCAGCACCGGCGTGTATGGTTACCCTAAGGCCGCTGCCGCAACGATCGCCGTTGAAACGGTTTACCGCTATTTGTCGCTAAAACCGCTGCCAGAGAAGGTGATTTTTGTCTGTTTCGACGACGACACCACGCATCTTTATCAGCGGCTTCTGACTCAGCGCAGACAAGAGCTGGAGAGCTGA
- a CDS encoding type 1 fimbrial protein produces the protein MNNYFARLVAGLGLVVSALSIPAYSATVVDGGVIHFRGAIVADPCEVAPQKQQFAMSCPDNNRMQTRMVSYEEALSGKVSDSNVATLNMKYLNPEKTLAVVEIQYR, from the coding sequence ATGAACAACTATTTTGCTCGACTCGTGGCAGGTCTGGGTCTGGTCGTTTCTGCTTTGAGTATCCCGGCTTATTCGGCCACGGTTGTTGACGGTGGCGTCATTCATTTCCGCGGTGCCATTGTTGCCGACCCCTGTGAAGTCGCCCCCCAGAAGCAACAGTTTGCAATGTCATGTCCAGATAATAACCGTATGCAAACGCGTATGGTCAGCTATGAAGAGGCGCTTAGCGGGAAAGTGAGCGATTCAAACGTGGCAACGCTCAATATGAAATACCTTAATCCTGAAAAAACGCTCGCGGTTGTCGAAATCCAGTATCGCTAA
- the csgA gene encoding curli major subunit CsgA — MKFIKVAALAAIVVSGSAMAGSINQGGWGHGHGHGGYSGPNSTLNIYQNGGGNSAVALQTDARNSVLNISQTGGFNGADVGQGSDDSKINLTQKGFGNSATLDQWNSKKSVMNVSQSGGFNGALVDQTASNSTVNVTQIGFGNHASAHQY, encoded by the coding sequence ATGAAATTTATCAAAGTGGCAGCACTTGCAGCAATCGTAGTTTCTGGTAGTGCTATGGCGGGTTCTATTAATCAGGGCGGATGGGGTCATGGACATGGTCATGGTGGATATAGTGGCCCAAATTCAACCCTGAATATTTATCAGAACGGTGGCGGTAACTCCGCGGTTGCCCTGCAGACAGACGCCAGAAATTCCGTCCTGAATATTAGCCAGACCGGCGGCTTTAACGGTGCTGACGTTGGTCAGGGTTCTGATGACAGTAAAATCAACCTGACCCAGAAAGGTTTTGGCAACAGTGCGACACTTGATCAGTGGAACAGTAAAAAATCCGTTATGAACGTTAGCCAGTCCGGCGGCTTTAACGGTGCACTCGTAGACCAGACTGCGTCCAACTCGACTGTTAACGTTACCCAGATCGGTTTTGGTAACCACGCGTCAGCTCATCAGTACTGA
- the csgG gene encoding curli production assembly/transport protein CsgG yields MQRFLIFVAVCLLSGCLTAPPKEAAKPTLMPRAQSYRDLTHLPSPTGKIFVSVYNIQDETGQFKPYPASNFSTAVPQSATAMLVTALKDSHWFIPLERQGLQNLLNERKIIRAAQENGTVADNNRMPLQSLAAANVMIEGSIIGYESNVKSGGAGARYFGIGADTQYQLDQIAVNLRVVNVSTGEVLSSVNTSKTILSYEVQAGVFRFIDYQRLLEGEIGYTSNEPVMMCLMSAIETGVIFLINDGIDRGLWDLQNKADVQNPILVKYRDMSVPPES; encoded by the coding sequence ATGCAGCGCTTCCTGATATTTGTTGCAGTGTGCTTATTGAGCGGTTGTTTAACTGCTCCACCTAAAGAAGCTGCAAAACCGACATTAATGCCTCGGGCCCAGAGTTATCGTGATTTAACGCATTTACCTTCACCTACGGGGAAAATATTTGTCTCCGTATACAACATTCAGGATGAAACCGGGCAATTCAAACCTTACCCGGCAAGTAACTTCTCCACGGCTGTGCCGCAAAGCGCCACCGCCATGCTGGTTACCGCGCTCAAGGATTCGCACTGGTTTATTCCGCTGGAACGTCAGGGGCTCCAGAACCTGTTGAATGAACGCAAAATCATTCGTGCCGCTCAGGAAAATGGCACCGTCGCGGACAATAACCGCATGCCTCTGCAATCTCTGGCGGCAGCGAACGTGATGATCGAAGGATCGATTATTGGCTACGAAAGTAACGTTAAGTCGGGTGGTGCAGGAGCTCGTTACTTCGGTATCGGTGCGGATACCCAGTACCAGCTTGACCAAATCGCCGTCAACCTGCGTGTGGTTAACGTCAGTACAGGCGAAGTGCTCTCTTCGGTGAACACCAGCAAAACCATTCTGTCTTATGAAGTGCAGGCTGGGGTATTCCGCTTCATCGATTACCAGCGTTTGCTGGAAGGTGAAATTGGCTACACCTCTAACGAGCCGGTCATGATGTGCCTGATGTCAGCCATTGAAACCGGCGTGATCTTCTTAATCAACGACGGTATTGACCGCGGGCTGTGGGATCTGCAAAACAAAGCAGACGTGCAGAACCCGATCCTGGTGAAATACCGCGATATGTCAGTCCCTCCGGAATCCTGA
- the csgD gene encoding biofilm master transcriptional regulator CsgD has protein sequence MYNEVHSLHGHTLLLITKPSLQATALLQHLKQSLSLNGKLHNIQRSFDDIAPGSIILFDMMEADKKLIHYWQDILSRKNNNIRVLLLNTPDEYPFRDIESWPHINGVFYVTEEEDRVVEGLQGILRGECYFSQKLASYLITHSGNYRYNSSESALLTHREKEILNKLRIGASNIEIARSLFISENTVKTHLYNLFKKIAVKNRTQAVSWANDNLRR, from the coding sequence ATGTATAATGAAGTCCATAGTTTACATGGTCATACATTACTGTTGATCACAAAACCTTCTTTGCAAGCGACAGCGTTATTACAACATTTAAAGCAATCTTTATCACTGAACGGGAAATTGCATAATATTCAACGTTCTTTTGATGATATTGCACCTGGCAGCATCATTCTTTTCGATATGATGGAAGCTGATAAAAAGCTTATCCATTACTGGCAAGATATTTTAAGCAGGAAAAACAATAATATCCGCGTGCTATTGTTGAATACGCCTGATGAATATCCTTTCAGAGATATTGAAAGCTGGCCGCATATCAATGGCGTGTTCTACGTCACGGAAGAAGAAGACCGGGTGGTAGAGGGGCTGCAAGGTATATTACGCGGAGAGTGTTATTTTTCGCAAAAGCTTGCCAGCTATCTCATCACGCACTCTGGAAATTATCGCTATAACAGTTCAGAGTCCGCGCTGCTCACGCACCGTGAGAAAGAGATCCTGAACAAGTTACGCATTGGTGCTTCAAATATTGAAATCGCCCGTTCGTTATTTATCAGCGAAAATACGGTAAAGACGCACCTTTATAATCTTTTCAAGAAGATAGCTGTTAAAAACCGAACTCAGGCTGTTTCGTGGGCAAACGATAACCTCAGGCGTTAA
- the csgC gene encoding curli assembly chaperone CsgC: protein MNTLILLAALSSQITFKTSQQENMTTIVPQVTLAQSCDCQVQIVSLREGQGGQSSSRQQNTLFIPANQTIDLMRLSLNINEGDTVKIVVTVSDGKSLHLSQQWSPAERSL, encoded by the coding sequence ATGAATACCTTAATTCTACTTGCCGCGCTTTCCAGCCAGATAACCTTCAAAACGTCACAGCAGGAAAATATGACCACCATTGTTCCTCAGGTCACTCTGGCGCAGTCGTGTGATTGTCAGGTTCAGATTGTTTCTTTACGAGAAGGGCAGGGAGGGCAGAGTTCTTCCCGGCAGCAAAACACACTTTTTATACCCGCTAATCAGACGATTGATTTAATGCGCCTGAGTTTAAATATTAATGAGGGAGACACGGTAAAAATCGTTGTCACCGTTTCAGACGGTAAATCGCTACATTTATCACAACAGTGGTCGCCAGCGGAACGTTCGCTATGA
- the csgE gene encoding curli production assembly/transport protein CsgE gives MKRTLSWIAAASFLLAAGNLKAVEVEVPGLLTDHTVSSVGHSFYRAFSDKWDSTYTGNITINERPSARWGSWITITANQYVIYQTFLFPTKIDFDKNVALALAQSEDAINRLQIDKALLSTSDLAKDEF, from the coding sequence ATGAAGCGCACGTTGAGTTGGATCGCCGCAGCGAGTTTCCTGCTCGCTGCCGGGAATCTGAAGGCCGTCGAGGTCGAAGTTCCCGGATTGTTAACAGACCACACTGTCTCATCGGTCGGGCACAGTTTTTACCGCGCCTTCAGTGACAAATGGGACAGTACCTACACCGGAAATATAACAATCAACGAGCGGCCCAGTGCACGATGGGGAAGTTGGATAACAATAACGGCTAATCAGTACGTTATTTATCAAACGTTTTTATTCCCGACCAAAATAGACTTCGATAAAAACGTAGCCTTAGCACTGGCACAATCAGAAGACGCTATTAATCGCCTGCAAATAGATAAAGCCCTATTAAGCACCAGCGATTTAGCAAAAGACGAGTTCTAG
- the ghrA gene encoding glyoxylate/hydroxypyruvate reductase GhrA: MDILFYHPTFDTAYWIKALSAALPGARVREWKRGDNEHADYALVWHPPVEMLQGRKLKAVFALGAGVDSILSKLKAHPEMLPEEIPLFRLEDTGMGQQMQEYAVSQVLHWFRRFDDYQAFKQRAHWEPLPEYHREDFTIGILGAGVLGSKVAEALAPWGFPLRCWSRSRKDYPGVESFAGTDELPAFLKGTRVLINLLPNTAETVGIINEALLNQLVDQSYLMNLARGVHVVEGDLLKALDSGKLKGAMLDVYSREPLPAESPLWAHPRVAMTPHVAAVTRPAEAVAYISHTISEMEKGNAVTGQVDRQRGY; this comes from the coding sequence ATGGATATACTTTTCTATCACCCCACGTTTGATACGGCATACTGGATCAAGGCGCTTTCGGCGGCGTTACCCGGCGCACGCGTTCGCGAGTGGAAGCGTGGCGATAATGAACATGCTGACTATGCGCTGGTCTGGCATCCTCCGGTAGAAATGCTCCAGGGCCGCAAGCTGAAGGCCGTTTTTGCCCTGGGAGCCGGCGTGGATTCCATTCTGAGCAAACTGAAGGCACACCCTGAAATGCTGCCGGAAGAGATCCCCCTTTTCCGCCTGGAAGATACCGGAATGGGCCAGCAAATGCAGGAATATGCCGTGAGCCAGGTACTGCATTGGTTCCGCCGCTTTGATGATTATCAGGCCTTTAAACAGCGAGCCCACTGGGAGCCGCTGCCGGAGTACCATCGCGAAGACTTTACGATCGGCATACTCGGTGCGGGCGTGCTGGGCTCAAAAGTGGCCGAAGCGCTTGCCCCGTGGGGATTCCCGTTGCGCTGCTGGAGCCGCAGCCGCAAGGATTATCCGGGCGTTGAGAGTTTTGCCGGAACGGATGAGCTTCCTGCATTCCTGAAAGGGACACGCGTGCTTATTAACCTGCTGCCAAACACGGCGGAAACGGTAGGGATCATCAATGAAGCCCTGCTCAATCAGCTCGTCGATCAGAGCTACCTGATGAACCTGGCGCGCGGGGTCCATGTCGTGGAAGGCGATCTGCTGAAGGCGCTGGACAGCGGAAAGCTAAAAGGCGCCATGCTGGATGTCTATAGCCGTGAGCCGCTGCCCGCGGAAAGCCCGCTGTGGGCGCACCCGCGCGTGGCGATGACCCCGCACGTGGCTGCCGTGACGCGTCCGGCAGAAGCGGTGGCGTATATATCCCATACCATCAGCGAAATGGAAAAGGGTAACGCGGTCACCGGTCAGGTCGACAGACAGCGCGGCTACTGA
- a CDS encoding DUF1097 domain-containing protein has product MNILLCIALTTGILSGLWGWVAVSLGLLSWAGFLGCTAYFACPQGGVKGLFISGCTLMSGVIWALVIMKGSALAPHLEMLGYVMTGVVAFLMCIQAKHLLLSFVPGTFMGACATFAGQGDWKLVVPSLALGLLFGYAMKNSGLWLASRRGKAQNITAVSE; this is encoded by the coding sequence ATGAATATATTACTTTGTATCGCACTAACGACAGGTATTCTCTCCGGACTCTGGGGATGGGTAGCCGTGTCTCTCGGATTGCTCAGCTGGGCCGGGTTCCTCGGCTGCACCGCCTATTTCGCCTGTCCGCAGGGGGGCGTCAAAGGGCTCTTTATCTCTGGCTGCACGCTGATGAGCGGTGTTATCTGGGCGCTGGTGATTATGAAGGGCAGCGCGCTGGCGCCGCATCTGGAGATGCTGGGGTACGTCATGACGGGTGTCGTTGCCTTTTTAATGTGCATCCAGGCTAAGCATCTGCTGCTTTCATTTGTGCCGGGGACCTTTATGGGGGCGTGCGCGACCTTTGCAGGGCAGGGTGACTGGAAGCTGGTGGTTCCCTCCCTGGCGCTGGGGTTGCTGTTTGGCTATGCCATGAAAAACAGCGGTCTTTGGCTGGCGTCGCGACGGGGAAAAGCGCAAAACATCACTGCGGTGAGCGAATAA
- a CDS encoding LysR family transcriptional regulator, with amino-acid sequence MQDLNDFVWFVKVVDYGGFAAAGRALDLPKSRLSRRIAQLEERLGVRLIHRTTRQFTVTEVGQTFYQHCKAMMVEAEAAEEAVAALQAEPRGVVRITCPITLLHVHVGPMLARFMARYPRINLQLEATNRRVDLVGEGVDIAIRVRPRPFDDSDLVLRVLADRGHCLVAGPALIQRMGEPVVPSELSAWPGLSMNEGKHIHKWELSGPGGAKAEIHYHPRLITTDMLALREAAMAGIGVVQLPILMVKDQLATGKLVRVLDAWEPRREVIHAVYPSRRGLLPSVRTLVDFLTEEYARMVEE; translated from the coding sequence ATGCAGGATCTCAATGACTTCGTCTGGTTTGTGAAGGTGGTGGACTACGGTGGCTTTGCGGCGGCGGGAAGGGCGCTTGATCTGCCAAAGTCCAGGCTAAGCCGCCGGATAGCGCAGCTGGAAGAACGCCTTGGCGTGCGGCTTATCCACCGAACAACCCGACAGTTTACGGTGACCGAGGTCGGGCAGACCTTCTACCAGCACTGTAAAGCGATGATGGTGGAGGCCGAGGCCGCGGAGGAAGCCGTGGCTGCACTGCAGGCTGAACCGCGCGGTGTTGTCAGGATTACGTGCCCGATAACTCTGTTGCATGTCCACGTGGGTCCGATGCTGGCCAGATTTATGGCGCGCTATCCCAGGATTAATCTTCAGCTTGAGGCGACCAACCGGCGGGTAGACCTGGTGGGAGAGGGGGTTGATATCGCGATCCGCGTACGCCCGCGTCCCTTTGATGACAGCGATCTGGTATTAAGGGTGCTGGCTGACAGGGGACATTGTCTGGTCGCGGGTCCGGCGTTGATTCAACGCATGGGAGAACCCGTCGTGCCGTCTGAACTCAGTGCCTGGCCCGGGTTAAGCATGAACGAGGGGAAACATATTCATAAATGGGAGCTGTCCGGTCCCGGAGGTGCCAAAGCGGAGATTCATTACCATCCTCGATTGATCACCACCGACATGCTGGCGCTACGTGAAGCTGCCATGGCAGGCATCGGCGTGGTGCAGCTGCCGATTTTGATGGTCAAGGACCAGCTGGCGACGGGGAAACTGGTACGGGTGCTGGATGCGTGGGAACCCCGACGGGAAGTGATTCACGCGGTTTATCCGTCAAGGCGCGGCCTGCTGCCGTCCGTCAGGACGCTGGTGGATTTTCTGACCGAAGAGTATGCGCGGATGGTGGAAGAGTAA
- the mdoC gene encoding glucans biosynthesis protein MdoC, with translation MSTTPTEREYFLDSIRAWLMLLGIPFHISLIYSSHTWHVNSQMPSWWLTLFNDFIHAFRMQVFFVISGYFSYMLFLRYPLKRWWKVRVERVGIPMLTAIPLLTLPQFIMLQYVKGKAENWPNLTLYEKYNTLVWELVSHLWFLLVLVVLTTVSLLIFSRLRHRLSTKADTFFANVTMGKLSVLFLLLGIAYAAVRRTLLIVYPPILSDGLFNFVVMQSLFYIPFFLIGALAFIHPKLKSLFVTPSPWCALGATLAFAAYLLNQRYGSGDAWMYETESVITMLLGLWMVNVVFALGHRLLNFKSSRVTYFVNASLFIYLVHHPLTLFFGAYITPHIASNTLGFFTGLVFVVGVAIVLYEIHLRIPLLRFLFSGKPQAKAS, from the coding sequence ATGAGCACAACACCAACAGAACGTGAATATTTCCTCGACTCGATCAGGGCCTGGCTGATGCTATTGGGGATCCCCTTTCACATTTCACTGATTTACTCCAGCCACACCTGGCATGTGAATAGCCAGATGCCCTCCTGGTGGCTGACGCTGTTTAATGACTTTATTCACGCCTTCCGTATGCAGGTGTTCTTCGTTATATCCGGCTATTTTTCTTACATGCTGTTTCTGCGATACCCGCTCAAGCGCTGGTGGAAAGTGCGCGTAGAGCGCGTGGGGATCCCCATGCTGACCGCAATTCCACTGCTGACGCTGCCTCAGTTCATTATGTTGCAATACGTCAAAGGCAAAGCGGAGAACTGGCCGAACCTTACGCTGTATGAAAAGTACAATACGCTGGTCTGGGAGCTGGTGTCTCACCTCTGGTTCCTGCTGGTGCTGGTGGTGCTCACAACGGTGAGCCTGTTGATTTTCAGCCGCCTGCGCCACCGTCTGAGTACAAAAGCCGACACCTTCTTCGCCAACGTTACGATGGGCAAACTGTCTGTGCTCTTCTTGCTGTTGGGGATTGCCTATGCCGCCGTGCGACGGACGCTGCTTATCGTCTATCCGCCGATTTTGAGCGACGGGTTATTTAATTTTGTGGTGATGCAGTCCTTGTTCTACATTCCGTTCTTTTTAATCGGCGCGCTGGCTTTTATTCATCCGAAGCTTAAATCGCTGTTTGTCACCCCATCACCGTGGTGCGCGCTGGGGGCCACCCTCGCGTTCGCGGCCTATCTGCTGAATCAGCGCTACGGCAGCGGCGACGCCTGGATGTATGAAACGGAAAGCGTGATCACTATGCTGCTGGGGCTGTGGATGGTGAACGTGGTATTCGCGCTGGGCCACCGCTTGCTGAACTTTAAGTCCAGCCGCGTGACCTACTTCGTTAATGCATCACTGTTTATCTATCTGGTGCATCACCCGTTGACGCTTTTCTTCGGGGCTTACATCACACCGCACATCGCCTCCAACACGCTGGGCTTCTTTACCGGGCTGGTGTTTGTTGTAGGGGTGGCAATCGTACTCTACGAAATCCATCTGCGGATCCCGCTCCTGCGCTTCCTCTTTTCAGGAAAACCACAGGCAAAAGCCTCATAA
- a CDS encoding pirin family protein, with the protein MKNVTGVYTAPRQHWVGDGFPVRSMFSYQTHGEPLSPFLLLDYAGPYTFPADGAKRGVGQHPHRGFETVTIVYSGEVEHRDSTGKGGVIGPGDVQWMTAGAGILHEEFHSSAFSQKGGELKMMQLWVNLPAKDKMAAPGYQSMTKDAIPVVTLPDNSGSLRVIAGRYEAVTGPAHTFSPLNVWDIALNLGSHLTLNQPEGWSTALVVLEGNITVNGTTQAGEAQLVVLSQEGDKLHLEANSDAKVLLMAGEPLNEPIVGYGPFVMNSRSEINEAIRDFNSGRFGQI; encoded by the coding sequence ATGAAAAACGTAACAGGCGTTTATACCGCTCCCCGCCAGCACTGGGTTGGCGATGGTTTCCCGGTACGTTCGATGTTTTCTTACCAAACCCACGGCGAGCCGCTGAGCCCGTTCCTGCTGCTGGACTACGCGGGCCCGTACACCTTTCCGGCAGATGGGGCGAAACGCGGCGTAGGCCAACACCCTCACCGGGGTTTTGAAACGGTCACCATCGTCTATTCCGGTGAAGTAGAGCATCGCGACTCCACGGGCAAAGGCGGCGTCATTGGCCCCGGCGACGTGCAGTGGATGACGGCAGGTGCAGGCATTTTGCACGAGGAGTTCCACTCCAGCGCGTTCTCGCAGAAAGGCGGAGAACTGAAAATGATGCAGCTTTGGGTCAACCTGCCGGCCAAAGACAAGATGGCGGCACCGGGCTACCAGAGCATGACGAAGGATGCGATCCCGGTCGTGACGCTACCGGATAACAGCGGTTCGCTGCGGGTTATTGCCGGTCGCTACGAGGCTGTAACCGGCCCGGCGCACACCTTCTCACCGCTCAACGTCTGGGACATCGCGCTGAACCTGGGAAGCCATCTGACGCTCAATCAGCCCGAAGGCTGGAGCACCGCGCTGGTCGTGCTTGAAGGCAACATCACGGTGAACGGTACAACGCAGGCGGGTGAAGCCCAGCTGGTCGTTTTGAGTCAAGAAGGCGACAAACTGCACCTGGAGGCGAACAGCGATGCCAAAGTGCTGCTGATGGCCGGCGAGCCGCTGAATGAACCCATCGTGGGCTA
- the csgB gene encoding curli minor subunit CsgB, with translation MKNTSLIMMFTLLGAPGFVTAANSDLANAEYNFAVNELSLSSLNQAAIIGQRGVFNNAEVSQDGSRLLSIVSQDGAGNRARVDQSGSYNLAWIDQSGNGNDAGITQDGYGNSAKIIQKGSGNRANITQYGTQKTAVVVQKQSQMAINVIQH, from the coding sequence ATGAAAAACACATCGTTAATTATGATGTTTACATTACTGGGTGCGCCTGGATTTGTAACCGCAGCGAATTCAGATTTGGCAAATGCTGAATATAACTTTGCGGTTAACGAATTAAGTCTTTCATCACTCAATCAGGCAGCCATTATTGGTCAACGGGGCGTTTTCAATAACGCTGAGGTTAGCCAGGACGGTTCAAGACTCTTATCCATTGTATCTCAGGATGGGGCGGGTAACAGAGCGAGAGTTGATCAATCAGGGAGTTACAATTTAGCCTGGATCGATCAGAGCGGTAACGGGAATGATGCAGGTATTACGCAAGATGGATACGGTAATAGCGCGAAAATTATCCAGAAAGGGTCGGGTAATAGAGCAAATATTACGCAGTACGGTACGCAGAAAACCGCAGTTGTAGTGCAGAAACAGTCGCAAATGGCGATTAACGTTATTCAACATTAG
- the csgF gene encoding curli production assembly/transport protein CsgF — MRIAYAVVSIMLITPISWAGNMTFQFRNPNFGGNPNNGAFLLNEAQAQNSYKDPSLKDFSVDTPSALDNFTQAIQSQILGGLLTNINTGKPGRMVTNDFIVDIANTDGQLQLNVTDRKTGRISTIQVSGLQSNSTDF; from the coding sequence ATGCGTATTGCATATGCAGTTGTTTCGATAATGCTGATAACACCCATAAGCTGGGCCGGAAACATGACGTTTCAGTTCCGTAACCCTAACTTTGGCGGTAACCCTAATAACGGCGCGTTCCTGCTGAACGAAGCCCAGGCGCAAAACTCCTATAAGGATCCCAGCTTAAAGGATTTTAGCGTTGATACCCCGTCCGCACTGGACAACTTCACTCAAGCTATTCAGTCGCAGATTTTAGGGGGGTTACTGACCAACATTAATACCGGTAAACCCGGCCGCATGGTGACCAACGACTTTATCGTTGATATCGCCAATACTGACGGACAGCTTCAGTTGAACGTGACCGATCGTAAAACCGGAAGAATCTCCACCATTCAGGTTTCCGGTCTACAAAGTAATTCAACTGACTTTTAA
- a CDS encoding phosphatase, with translation MYPVDLHMHTVASTHAYSNLHDYIAQAKLKGIKLFAITDHGPDMADAPHYWHFVNMRIWPRLVDGIGILRGIEANIKNTDGEIDCTGPMLTSLDLILAGFHEPVFPPQDKDTNTAAMIATIASGNVHIISHPGNPRYPIDIQAVAQAAAKHRVALEINNSSFVHSRKGSEANCREVAAAVRDAGGMVALGSDSHTAFTLGDFSECLKVLNDVNFPEAQILNVTPRRMLDFLESRGMEPIAEFADL, from the coding sequence ATGTATCCCGTTGACCTGCATATGCACACCGTCGCCAGCACCCACGCGTATAGCAACCTCCATGATTATATCGCCCAGGCGAAGCTTAAAGGCATCAAGCTGTTCGCGATCACCGATCATGGCCCGGACATGGCGGATGCGCCGCACTACTGGCATTTTGTGAATATGCGGATCTGGCCACGTCTGGTGGACGGCATTGGGATACTGCGCGGCATTGAGGCGAACATCAAAAATACCGACGGTGAGATCGACTGCACCGGCCCGATGCTGACGTCTCTTGACCTTATCCTCGCCGGTTTTCATGAGCCGGTTTTCCCGCCTCAGGATAAAGACACCAACACCGCGGCGATGATTGCCACCATTGCCAGCGGCAATGTGCACATTATCAGCCACCCCGGTAACCCGAGGTATCCGATTGATATTCAGGCTGTCGCGCAGGCGGCAGCGAAGCACCGCGTGGCGCTGGAGATTAACAACTCCTCCTTTGTGCACTCGCGTAAGGGCAGTGAAGCCAACTGCCGCGAAGTGGCTGCCGCCGTGCGTGACGCAGGTGGCATGGTGGCGCTGGGCTCAGATTCTCATACCGCGTTTACGCTGGGCGATTTCAGCGAGTGCCTGAAAGTGCTGAATGATGTTAACTTCCCGGAAGCGCAAATCCTGAACGTGACCCCACGCCGCATGCTCGATTTCCTCGAGTCGCGCGGAATGGAACCGATAGCCGAATTTGCCGATCTTTAA
- a CDS encoding molecular chaperone — MNEFSILCRVLGTLYYRQPQDPLLVPLFTLIREGKLAQNWPLEQDDLLERLQKSCDMQQIATDYNALFVGDECRVSPYRSAWQDGATEAEVRAFLSTRGMPLSDTPADHIGTLLLAASWIEDNAGDDENEAIETLFETYLLPWVGTFLGKVEAHATSPFWRTLAPLTRDAIAAMWDELEEENEE, encoded by the coding sequence ATGAACGAGTTTTCCATCCTCTGCCGCGTGCTGGGTACGCTCTATTATCGCCAGCCGCAAGACCCGCTGTTGGTTCCGCTCTTTACGTTAATTCGTGAAGGCAAACTGGCGCAGAACTGGCCGCTGGAACAGGATGATTTACTGGAACGTCTGCAAAAAAGCTGCGACATGCAGCAGATCGCGACGGACTACAATGCGCTGTTCGTCGGCGATGAGTGCCGCGTTTCGCCATACCGTTCAGCCTGGCAGGACGGGGCAACGGAAGCGGAAGTCCGCGCGTTCCTCTCCACGCGCGGTATGCCGCTGAGCGATACGCCAGCCGATCATATCGGTACGCTGCTGCTGGCGGCGTCCTGGATCGAAGACAACGCCGGTGATGATGAGAATGAAGCCATCGAAACCTTGTTCGAAACGTACCTGCTGCCGTGGGTCGGGACATTCCTGGGTAAAGTCGAAGCGCATGCCACCTCGCCGTTCTGGAGAACTCTGGCCCCGCTGACCCGCGACGCTATTGCGGCAATGTGGGATGAGCTGGAAGAAGAGAACGAAGAGTGA